GAGCAGAAACAAAGATCCAGCCTGGAGGAGGAAATCGCTCGGCTGGAGCAGAAAATCAAACGCAATGAAGTGGAAATTGAGGAAGAGGAATTCTGGGAAAACGAGCTACAGATCGAGATGGAGAACGAGAAGCAACTTCAGGAGCAGCTCCAGGAGATCACGCAAAGGATCTTCCAGTGCGACAACCAGCGAAAGGATTACCAGGCCCAAATCCAGCACATTGGGAGCGGCATTGAGGCAGAGAAACTGCAACTGGAGGTACAGGAATCCCAAATCAATGAGGAGGTTGTACGGGGCAAGATTGAGAGGATCAGAGGAGAGATTGACCTCCAAGCACAAGAACATCTACGGCTGGACAATGGGACCAAAGCTCTGGAGCGATCACTGGGGCAAGCCAGTAAACGGTTAATGGTAAGTTTGGGAGCAAATTTAATATAATGGAAAATGTTCTCCGAGCTGCTGGTGTGGttaggtgtatgtatatattcctTTCTCACTTTTTTCATCCTTTGGTCCTCTACGAACACCTGGGAGTCTGAGGTTTGTTAGCAGTATCTTAGCATTTCCTGTcctgcagtagtggttatggtactaggaGTGCCCTTGCACAGGGCACTCGTTTTGTATCCAGTCTTCTCCGATCTGGAAACGCCCAATGTTTTTCTGTCCCGCTACTTACTGAACCCAGATGACGCTCTCAGCCTACGAATGAATCCCAACATCAACATTCGTCTTTTCCTGGAGAAGATTGGAAGCTACGCAGGCTCCGAGACCCAGGTAAGTTTCACACCGTGCTAAAACGGATTGGCAGATCAAGCCTGGACCGTGCCAGGGCactaatggcaccataaccactacatggtgATATTGTGCAAGAGAGTTAGAATCAGAAATTTGGCCTCACTACCTGGCACCATGTCAGCCTTCATTGTCAGCATTTGGAGAGCTTTCTATAGCGGTCGGGATGCACATGCTTGTCATGTGTTGCTAATGAATATGATAATCGCTTATCCATGACTGAGATCAAGAAGAGACAAGAAATTTACCAAATGACACATTTTCAGAAATGGCAGtttgtattctatttttatttgtattatttttattctaaGAAGCCACGTTTTTCTCTCTTAATGAATGTAGCAAGGAGTTCAGGTGTCACGGTACATGGAGTGTGCCGGCTGAATCAATGGATTCATTGTATCGTATGACCTGTAAACATTacaagctgtaataacacaaaaCTCTTGTTGTAGGGACGGGAGCAGGACCTCGAACAGCTCACTAAAGAGCTCCGGCAAGTTAATCTGCAGCAGTTCATCCAGCAAACTGGGACAAAGGTGACCGTGCTGCCAGCGGAGCCGAGCGACACCGAATTCCCCCCGACAGAGAAAGGTACGCTCGTATCTGCCGACCGAGACAACCCCAAAATGAGTTAACTCGCATAGAGACATAGAAATATAACCGGCTGCAGCAATACTATATAAAGCCAGCAGGTGGCGACATATATCTATTGTGTTAATACAGTTCCTGAAATCTGCTCGTTTTAGTTTGTGATAGATACGTACGTACATACCTAGATACACAGATAAATGGATtcatacacagatagatacatagacagatacaCCGAGATGGATAGACAAATACATAGactgatagattagatagatagatataacatAGATAGATACGTACATACATACCTAGATACACAGATAAatagatacatagacagataGACCAATACATAGActgagatggatagatagatataacatagatagatagatagatacatagaccgagatggatagatagatataacatagatagatagatagacagatacgtAGATGGATAGACCAATACATAGActgagatggatagatagatataacatagatagatagatagacggataagtagatggatagacagatagattCATAGATATTACATAGAAAGGATAGATAttacatatatagatacatagattcatagatagatggatacctagacagatagatacattGATAGTACATAGATATTACGTAGACAGAttcatagatatatagatagatacatagactgattcatagatacatagacatatacatagacagacagatattacATAATTAGATAAGATAGATAttacatatatagatacatagacagattcatagatattagatagatagatagatagatacatagacatatacataggcagatagatattagatagatacatagacagacagatattacATAGATAGAGATTATATAGATAGTTACATAGACAGATTCATGGATAAGATAGACAGATTGatacatagacagatagatattacatagatagacagatggattTGAGTGGGCTGGAATAGGGGCTCTATTTGTACCTGTTGATGGTCTGCAGCTTGCTGGTACCTATCTCTCTGCTTGTTTTAATGATCTGACTGGACTGTTCTCTTCTTTTCCAGAGCCAACGTTTCAGTCTGGGTCACTGAAAAGGCCCGGCTCATCCCGGCAGCTTCCAAGCAACCTGCGGATCCTTCAGAACGCGTTGTCCTCTGGTTTTAACCCGGAGGGTATCTACGTATAGCCCCAGAGTCCTGGAGACCATCTCTGAAGCCAACAAATGGACATCCTCCGCTTCTCCTGTAAATTCCATCATCGATCATCGTCCAGCTGTCACAGGACCACTCGCTGCCCTGACGCTTTAGGAACATACTAGTACCAGCCATTGCGGAACACAATATACCGGGAGGGATACGCCAAGAACAATATTTTTACTGGTTTTCTTAAATTAAATGAGTATGGACTTACAGACCGATGAGGCTGGAGGAACGCATGCCATGTACTAAGTTACCCAGAGGAGGTCTCCGTACAGACACATtgaaagcaatatatatttttccatttgtTTATGGATTTTCTAACTCAAACCAATGACTAAACTATTTATCTATTCTGTACATTTCAAGTGTTTTCAGTTTGTATGTTTTTCCAGTTTTGACCATAACAGTGTTAGTAAGCGGAGGGTGGGGGTTTGGAAATAAATCCCCTTTTAGTTTGAAGTAATGTCTGCAAGAGGCTGTGTATACAGTATTATCAAGTATTTGCATAAAAAATTTTACATTGTTAATaaccatttaaattaaaatttcagcagAACTGGCAAAAATGGAATTGCCTAATCTGCTGCATTTCTGTAAATTTTTTTGTCCGGAGAGTGTTTGCCCCTCAGATTTGAGATCGTTTCCATTTAAGCAAGGTTTAATCATCCGGTGCGGGCACCAGGCATAGTTTATGGTTTAACTCTCCTAATTATTCATTTACACGACTTTATAATTAAATGTATACTTTTCCTCAGAATACTAAGGGCTGACTTTGCGATATACTCGCTACCTGGTGGTGCAGTGCAGATGTTACAAGTCTGGTTTAAAGCCCAGAGAGGACTTGCTTCCTAATTCTAGGTAGCTTGGTGTGTGTGACGATTTTATTTAAAGATAGGGCCCTATTTCAGAGCCTTGGTGGTTCAGTACGGAGATCTCATATCTGCGAATTAATTTGGGTTATTAAAGACTCAAAGTATTTACTGAAAGGATTACACCTCCAGCACAGGAGCAGACCTTCTCAGTGAGTTCCTGGTAATTTAAATGATATGTAAATACAATTGTACACCCTTATTCTGCTTGGTTTGCTGGGGCTTCCATACATAGCCCACTTCTATTTACAGTACTCCTGCCTTTTCAAGTATTTCTGAAATTTTTTTGAAGTATTTCAGCTCTCGGTTATTTCGAACATTTCTGCCATTCCTTGATCCACCGGCACACGTTAAACCTGCGTGGCCGGCATTTAGTGTAGACGTTCTAAACTGGTTATCACAAAGCAGTATTGAAGGATATTCTAACATATCTTACTACGTTCCCGCAATAAGATTGCTTCCTTGGCGCCTGCATTATGGCCAGACACAGGGTTTGTGATAAATCTTATTATTCAAAGGACTGCGGCCCTGTCAGAAGGCGTCTTActctatttatttttacatcGTTTTTCTTTCTTGTAGGAAATGTAATGAGGTCTCCAACACCTGATGTAAAGTGATGACATATATAGATCttactttaaaattataaattaattttagCAACCAAACTTGTGGAATTTCAAATAGACGTACTTGCACATTGTGTATGAGAGATTCGTGTTAAGTACGGACCTCACAGACACCCTGAAAATCTCCAATAAAGAGATACAGcgagcaataaaaatatattcttaatTAGAAGCAATATATTGTCTTATTAATGTACAATGGTTTTAAAACCACCTCACTCAATCCTGTGCCATGTGTGAAATCCCTTCCAAATCTAAATAACTCCACAAATATATGGTCACCCCAAATAATGTGGTCACGTTAATACTTGGAAACCAATCTTACAATTCTTTCAGGTCATGTTTAAGTGATTTGACCATTTCCGTGTCTGGAATAGGTTATATATTTACCTTGATCCTGTCTTTAAATCCTGGTTTTGTGCCTCTGGTGTAATACCCAGCATTAAATGCTGTGTGCGTTCACGCCATGTTGCTCAGACCTGCATTTATTCTTATATATCCCTTTTCCTATATTAGACCTTTATCAGTCAGATAAATCCTGACCCCATGGCCTGGTCTGCTTCATTTAATGTACAGCATGAAGTGCCCATTGGGGGACAGATAGTGGCAAGCTGCGTATTCGGACATGACTCACAAGGTATGATCGGTGCGTGAAAGACCCgtattttctgcatttttttttttttttttaaggcaaattGTAGATGGTGCCAAATATAATGTTTTAACCCAAAATGCCACCGTTTGTTTTCACTTACTCCGTAAAGTGAGGATTAGCGAACAGGTTTTGCACAATTTTACCCAAATTCTTATACAGAAATTTCTGTATCACAAACTCACATAGAAGAGAACTTATTTTTTTATCTAATGTTTCTTACCTCCGTATCAATAGCTTGCTGGATATAAAGCTGccaatttattaattttattattaaactAAATTGTGTCCGGATTCTGTTTGTTTCTGTATTTCgaaataatgttatatattttccaTTTGGACGTTTGAAGGCGGCCACTAGTTTTTGATAGTGTAACGTACATCGTGTGTAGATTCAATAACACTCTTACACCGTATTTACTAAACTCTCACTAGGGGATTAATCGGTCTCTAGCTGCACTTCACTAATACTCACTACATTTGGGTTCTGTACAAAGGGCAGTTCTGGGGCAAAGAGCTAATAGTGGAGAAATCAG
This Pelobates fuscus isolate aPelFus1 chromosome 3, aPelFus1.pri, whole genome shotgun sequence DNA region includes the following protein-coding sequences:
- the RASSF8 gene encoding ras association domain-containing protein 8: MELKVWVDGVQRIVCGVTEVTTCQEVVIALAQAIGRTGRYTLIEKWRDTERHLAPRENPVISLNKWGQYASDVQLILRRTGASISERPTSDSVAHIPERTLYRQSLPPLAKLRPQNDKSIKRREPKRKSLTFTGGAKGLMDIFGKGKESEFKQKVVNNCKPSAEELKKIIHLQNEKLLSIQTHLDSSDAEMRFWEQKQRSSLEEEIARLEQKIKRNEVEIEEEEFWENELQIEMENEKQLQEQLQEITQRIFQCDNQRKDYQAQIQHIGSGIEAEKLQLEVQESQINEEVVRGKIERIRGEIDLQAQEHLRLDNGTKALERSLGQASKRLMGREQDLEQLTKELRQVNLQQFIQQTGTKVTVLPAEPSDTEFPPTEKEPTFQSGSLKRPGSSRQLPSNLRILQNALSSGFNPEGIYV